One Megalopta genalis isolate 19385.01 chromosome 11, iyMegGena1_principal, whole genome shotgun sequence genomic region harbors:
- the mRpS16 gene encoding mitochondrial ribosomal protein S16 has translation MPRLPLHHASGTGVTVHFAKSIRLVRFGCTNRPFYHIVVMNTKLGQHKPPTEQLGSYDPMKNKFNEKLVALNFERIQYWLGLGATISNPVAELLGLAGFYPVHPRTYMHAWRNQRTAQEAAKKAKEEPAEAVESAG, from the exons ATGCCACGACTACCACTGCATCATGCTTCGGGGACTGGTGTAACAGTTCATTTTGCTAAATCTATACGTTTAGTTCGTTTTGGATGCACAAATAGACCATTCTATCACATTGTCGTAATGAAT ACAAAGCTTGGACAGCATAAACCACCAACAGAACAACTTGGCAGTTATGATCCTATGAAAAacaaatttaatgaaaaattagtTGCCCTTAATTTTGAACGTATACAATATTGGTTAGGACTTGGCGCTACTATTTCAAATCCCGTTGCTGAACTTCTTGGATTAGCTGGTTTTTATCCAGTCCATCCCAGGACATATATGCATGCATGGAGAAATCAACGAACTGCTCAAGAAGCTGCTAAAAAAGCAAAAGAGGAACCTGCAGAGGCTGTAGAGTCAGCAGGTTAA
- the LOC143260310 gene encoding protein POLR1D — MDDETLNRLAVEAILEEAKLGARRAEIMGPSGWMKPKESINKRFLNSTLRNVVLSNKYHIKRRERAKDK; from the exons atgGACGACGAAACATTAAACAG acttgcagttgaggctatattgGAAGAAGCTAAGCTCGGAGCAAGAAGAGCTGAGATAATGGGTCCAAGTGGATGGATGAAACCAAAAGAATCTATTAATAAAAGGTTTCTAAATTCTACTTTACGTAATGTTGTTCTTTCAAATAAATATCATATAAagaggagagaaagagcaaAAGACAAATAA
- the LOC117226270 gene encoding uncharacterized protein LOC117226270, with protein MEDQQLIELRELKAKLLEKTENLLKKLKNKENEDKSSIKFAPDTIKEIISEENKSHKHKLLKVTRKVTGIRFQNMDRELLDDNIFKYTAELITSALKFFVELSVKLKGEKGFEIKDITCHFIDIDKCYLLEIQFWIQDFSRRKNFSLLTSAVSWYSEQSRVRKSILELLKQRKYGTYEQCQEGSGGIILFIHSPKNVEQDLSISLKKVYLKIQWSLIFFEKLWQCEHVFEICPTPQGMDFASQNQDLMRSFCKKCITNNELLDLWQKMCNAIDSYENNEDDLQQDTTKE; from the exons ATGGAGGATCAACAATTAATTGAGTTGAGAGAATTGAAAGCAAAATTACTTGAGAAAACAGaaaatttattgaaaaaattgaaaaacaaaGAAAATGAAGACAAATCTTCTATTAAATT CGCACCAGACACCATAAAGGAGATCATATCAGAAGAAAATAAATCACATAAACATAAATTGTTGAAGGTTACTCGTAAAGTAACAGGTATAAGATTTCAAAACATGGATAGAGAATTATTGGATGATAACATTTTCAAATATACTGCTGAGTTAATAACGTCAGCTCTTAAATTTTTTGTAGAACTGTCAGTAAAGCTAAAG GGAGAAAAAGGATTTGAAATAAAAGATATAACATGTCATTTTATAGATATTGATAAATGCTATTTGTTAGAAATTCAATTTTGGATACAAGACTTCAGTAGGAGAAAAAACTTTTCACTTTTAACATCTG CTGTTTCATGGTACAGCGAACAAAGCAGAGTAAGAAAAAGTATATTAGAACTACTGAAGCAAAGAAAATATGGCACTTATGAACAATGTCAGGAGGGAAGTGGAGGCATAATACTATTCATCCATTCTCCTAAAAATGTAGAACAAGATCTttctatttctttaaaaaaggtTTATTTGAAAATTCAGTGGTCACTAATATTTTTTGAGAAACTATGGCAATGTGAACATGTGTTTGAAATATGTCCTACTCCACAAG GTATGGACTTTGCAAGTCAAAATCAAGATTTGATGAGAAGTTTTTGCAAAAAATGTATTACTAATAATGAGCTTCTAGACTTATGGCAAAAAATGTGTAATGCAATTGATTCGTACGAAAATAATGAAGATGATTTGCAGCAAGATACTACCAAGGAATAA